The sequence tgtttaaacttttttttatgaGTTGTTAACCTTTGGTTAATGCTATTGATTTTGGATGTTCTTTCCCTTGCCCAGTGTATTGCAGTGTCTCCTCCTTGCTTACTATTTATCGAGGTCTTACACATTATAGGCCTTTGGTATTTGCAGGTTTAACATTTACAGTTTCACCAACTCTCAGCTGACCCCAAGGTCTGTCATTCAGTAATTTGTAGTTTTGCTGAGACTGAAGTGTTACTTGCTTACTGCCAAGCTTGCAAATAGGAACTGATCGTGGAAGCCCAAAGAGGAAGCCTATTAGACAGGCCAGCACCTGCTTCTCAAcgcagctttgtttttctttacttgtCGTCGCGTACACAGTAACTCTCGAAGTgataaaagctgtttctttgtgAAATGTGGGCCCGAAAAGAAAACCAACTGCTAGTGCTGGTGATGGaagtgaagagaaaatgaagaggtCTAAGAAAGTGATGGTTCTTAGCCAGAAAATAGACGTTTTGGATAAATTAAAGTGGTTTTGCAGATTCAGGTAAGTTGGTGGTTGGTTAATGTTGCTACAGTATTTATGTAGTAGTTTATATTTTGAGTGCTAGAGTTTATTTTTACAACTTTGTAAAGGACTAGTAATGTACTTTTAGAAGCACTGAGGATTTGAAGATGTCAGCTGTACTTCACTGACTTTTATGGGGGAAGTTAAATACTTTGGTAGTATTTGAAACCTTGAGAACTTTGGAAAATCTTGATGGTCTTCGTGttatataatgtttataatacTGGGTTATCCTATTCCTATATTTCTGCCCTTGTGGCACTACAGCACTTCTAAGTAGTTCTAATGTGTTTTTGACTGTACCCTAAAACTCATTCCACTGGCCTCTAATAttggtcttttttctcctccccccGTAATTATGCTCTTTTTATCATATCACATTAACAGTATGGTGTTACCCAGGTAAAAAGATCTTGTTGGTACTTTGAGATTGTGTTTGTTACATAATAACTTGAGTAGAGAGAGGCCTTTTGAAATacctatttttttcccatttgggaACTGTATCTAGTCAAAATAGCCCCCTAATAGTTGTACATATCTTTCCTGGACTTCAGCAAACTTTTTGGACATTTATATGAACTGAGATTTATTTTAGATATTGAATATGGACAAGAATAGCTAGTTTCTCAAGGAACTTCCTAGTCTAGGAGAAGATAATGTAAACCAATGATTATAAAGTGTGAAACGTGTTCTTGCATAGGGAACTCTGGGAGCACAAAGGTAGGACCTGCTTAAAAGGGTGTGATGAAGGATGGCTTCTGAGAGGAGTTGAGTGAATTGATTGTTCTTATTCtttgttaatttgatagggatccaGTCTCCTCCCAGCATAACACTGAAATCTGGTCACTGCCTGTGTTTGTAAGGCTGTTTCTTTGATCTGTTCCAGCCAATTTAAGGAATTTACTATGTGCTTTATTTTAGCTGACGCCTTTGGATTTTCATTTCAGGCTTCTTGCCTCTTCCAAATAATGTCTCTTTCCAATAATTTATTACATTAATTATTATAAGAATATCTGAAGTGATATTACATAATCGTGATGGTGGACATTCTCTTCTGGTTTCTAGGTTTAGAGAGATTGCCCTAAGAGCTTTGTGCAAAGTGCAGGTTTCAGGCTTAAGGATGGAATGGACgcttgatacattttttaaaaatttattttatttattacttttggctgtgttgggtcttcgttgctgcatgcaggctttctctagttgcggtgagtgggggctactcttcgttgcagtgcgcaggcttctcgttgcggtggcttctcttgctgtggagcacgggctctaggcgggcgggcttcagtagttgtggcacgtgggcttcagttgttgtggctcgcgggctccagagcgcaggctcagtagttgtggtgcatgggcttagttgttctgcagcatgtgggatcttcccggaccagggctagaacccatgtccccagcactggcaggcggattcttaactgcctggtggcgcagtggttgagagtccgcctgccaatgcaggggacacgggttcgtgccccggtccaggagatcccacatgccacggagcggctgggcccgtgaaccgtggccgctgagcctgcacgtccggagcctgtgctctgcaacgggagaggccgcagcagtgagcggcccgcgtaccgcaaaaaaaaaaaaaaaaagtaaataaataaaaatactgattctGCATGAGAACTTTTCGTGACTGGGAAAAAGTGACATAGTACTTTCTTGGTATCCTTTATCATAaatacaggatttttaaaaatggatatttttgCTAATTTTGGATGGTAAAAGAAGTTTGAATtggagtatattttaaatatgactaGCCAATTGTGAGAATTCACAGAACCCTAatagaattaactcaaaataaagaaatttccaATCATGATGGTTGCAAAATTGAGAAGATTATAGTTTGTTGATACCAAAGCCAGTACAGCAGTCAGTTGACCTAATAAAAATagcacagaaaataaatgttatgtcTAATATAGAAGAGATGTAAATCAAATTAGACTTGGTTTATTCAGCACATTGGTATTAACTAGTAAATCTCTTAAGATTAACATCACTCGTAAACTGCTACAATTTACAGGATTGGATCATAATTCTCTTGCATGGGAGGACAGAGTTTTTGAAAACTTTATAACTTAATTCTATGCCAGTTTCAGAGGAGTTGAATACATCTTgagctgaaagaaaaaggaaagagcttACCAACTAAAATTGAGTGATAGAGCAGCAGGGTTTAACTACCAAAGTTAATGAAAGAAAGGAACTGTAAGGTGTTCTTACTGTTGGCCAGCATGCTGGGGAAAATGGCTGTGTGTAGGTCTTTGGTGCAGCTAACAACATCTAAAAACTTACTCTAAGAGTTATATTTTAAAGTTCAATTCACTTGATTATCATGTACCTCTTATAAGTCAACTTATTTTCAGAAGCATCCATGTGGTGTTTTTCCTGATGTTTATTCTTAGAGCCAAGAGAATCATACTTATAATAGACATTTTACTTCATATTGTTCTCAGGAAGcaattgagaaaataaatgatacagtAATTCTTTGCAGGATGTGACAGCaatctcttaattttaaaaggaggaatatcattataaaatgttactttattaTTAAGATTAAAATCTCAGAAAAGAACAGGTGGAAAAAGTACAAATCACAAAATCCATAAGGCAAGGAATGAAAGCTAGGAGTTAATATTGAATCTCTATTAAACAAATTAAGTCTAGGTTGAGGTAATAAcgattataaaaattaatgtcGATGTTTTGatggaataatataaaaaatatattgatttagTGGTAATGGACTGGGACTAAATTCCCAGATTATGCCAATTAAACCCAGGAGAATGGAGCAAGAGGTATGCTGTTGTCAGTATAGATGGTAGTTATAGGTATGCTGATCCACCTTCCCCCCAGTTTTTCAAGAATatcaatgggcttccctggtggcgcagtggttgagaatccacctgtcggtgcaggggacgcgggttctgtgccccggtccgggaggatcccacgtgccgcggagcgtctgggcccgtgagccatggccggagcctgtgctccgcaacgggagaggccacaacagtgagaggcccgtgtaccacaaaaaaaaaaaagaaagaaagaaagaaggaaagaaagaaagaaaatatatatatttcttaagtcATGTTACAATTTAAAGTTTTTAGATACACAATTTGTAAAACAatttaagaactttaaaaaacttatttaataTTACAACACACTTTTTAAGAATGTAGGAAACACTTTCAAGCTGTGATTTTACTATGAAGGTTTTTATATGTAAGCATATATTTATCTAGCTTTGAAGCATAGATCTTACAGGTATTTAAAGCCACTATTAACTGTGGGTATGCAGTATATCAGGTTTCTAGGTGTTTTCTGTAGTATTAAAATATTAGTAGGAAAATGATAAACTTATTGcagacattttcttctttcagctgCTTTTCTAACTCAAACGGTGTGTCTTGATGACACAACAGTAAAGTTTGAAATATGGGATACAGCTGGTCAAGAACGATACCATAGCCTAGCACCGATGTACTACAGAGGAGCACAAGCAGCCATAGTTGTATATGATATCACAAACGAGGTAAGTAGAAATGCATTCTACAAAGAAACTTGTTTGAGTATCCATTTTTGGTATTCAGAATTTCAATTATAGAAAagattttttcttaatctttttttgttAGCCAAGCATGACATTTCTGCCAAAGCTTTTATGAAATAGagaagctgattttaaaaaataagatgcaaTTGTCTCAGCTACTACAGTAGTGCTAAGAATTGCTTTCCAGGAGTCACACTGGACAGTCTTTAAAGCCTCGCCCCACAGACACACTCCCTAGCCATTCTTTGAGCCTGTGCCGAATAGCTGTTTCTTTGTTTCCCAGGAGTCCTTTGCCAGAGCCAAAAACTGGGTTAAAGAGCTTCAGAGGCAGGCCAGCCCTAACATTGTTATAGCTTTGTCAGGAAACAAGGCTGACCTCGCAAATAAAAGAGCTGTCGATTTCCAGGTATGTTGAATTTAACTTTCACTTGGAGGCgcatatttttcttctgtacCCACACTTGAATTACAGTTACAATTTTAAAACGATGCAAATGATAAAAAGTTTTTAGCCAGATGTGTACTATGTAATAAAATCTCATGATAAACctgaattttttaatatctttatttaattGTAATATATAAGTTGATTCAAAGATTTTGTCGACCTAAACAATTACAAAAGAAGTAATTGTTCACAAACAGTGtggaaatatataaagcaaaaggtGATTGCCTCCTGCCCTAATCCCTCCAACCCCACGTATAACTTTAGTATCCTTCCTAACTTTTTTTAACTACCTATATATATCACCACACATATACatacccacatacacacatacatatatgtggtGGTTCTTAAAAGGGCCTtcaaaaataaaagcttaaatCCAGTGTGTATGTTATCTAATATAGCTAATTAAGAGTGTTCCCAGCTGCAAAATAAAGtactgtcatttaaaataaagcaatgtcTCTAGttagacattttaaaacttcCCCTCCTCTTGCTCTTCAGCTTCTCTACCAGAGAAGTTTGGTTGTGGCCATTATATGTATAATATCAGTGATGGGTTAATgttcttttttgatgatggagTACACGTACTGGGAGAAAGGGCACTAATATTTCTTGCACTATTAGGTAGTAAACTGAGAATCTGCACATGTGGTTTCATTTAATTCTGGTGACAACCATGTGAGGTATAGTATCTATTACTCTTTCTAAGATAGTTACCTCCTCAGCATAGAGAGGCAGATAGCGCACTTACATTATAGTCACAAGTGGCCCTGTCACATAACATTTCAAaggaaactcattttttttctttatcaaattGGAATGATAATTGGTTGTTCTTCACAACAGCTGTGAGGATCAAAGGCAATAATACACGTAAACTGTAAAGCATGACAACGTAAAGTAGTAATAGAATTTTCAGAGGAATGATTCATGACATATTCAGAATTAAAATGCTGCTTGTAGAGTTTTCAAAGGAATGATTCATgacattcaaaattaaaatattgcttGTAGAAGTCATTCAGAATTAAATACAAGGGTACCATTTAGTGGCTGAAGCCGGTGTTAAACATTTGGTTTCCCTTTACCTTCCTTGTAAATAACGAGCATAGGTAAAATTGCCATAAAGATCAAAGAGAGTTTTATATTTAGGATTGTTGTCCCTCTCTCCGAAACTCATCATCTGAAAGTAGATTTAATGTGAGACCAGATAAAGTAGGATGGGATTGTGCAAGAAGTTAAGGCAAAAGGGAAATTATAAACTACGCAGTGGTtacctttgttttacttttaactaTAAATAATTGCTTATTATACAGTTGTTGGTTGTAGGTGATCAAGTTGGAGTAGTAATAAGGAAGCCTctttttttctataacaaaaataAGGGAGGTATAGTAATAGTATGTGCAAAGGATATATCTCAATTTTTGTTCTATAAACAGGAAGCACAGTCCTATGCAGATGACAACAGTTTATTATTTATGGAGACATCAGCTAAAACATCAATGAATGTAAATGAAATATTCATGGCAATAGGTAAGATTAACTTTTTtgcaaacagtaaaaataaaggtAGAACAAGTTACACTGGGGGCATATTTGGTttgactgtcttttttttaattcttggaattttgttttgttttgtttttaatgattataCTACTATCCTAGATTTCTTCCAGAAGCATTACTTTGTTAGGCATAttgttaaatttgaaaaattattaccCATTAGGTTGCAGTGCTTTCAGTTTAGTTAAGTTTCTTCTAGGTGAGTTGAAAGCCTGAACTTGGAGCTGATAGTTCAAGCAGATAGATTTTCTAAAGATTTCACTGAAAAATTTGGATAAATACATGTTTTTCTATTAGATTATagtttttatataaaaggaagataAACTCAGTAATGTTTTTCAGTGCAACATATAGACATGATGAGATTTGTTTCTTACTGATCAATAACTATTTTCATCTCTCCATTGCTCTGAAcactatttttgtttatttttcaggttctttttaaATCATTGATTACTGACAACTATAACACAGACAAGTACATTGTACATACAGATTTACAAATTGTTTTAACGCAAATATTGTAATGGAGAAAGTTTCAaagcactgaggcacagagagaacaaGGGAAAGCAAAACAATATCCAGGCTTTCTATTGCCTCGATGGTCATTTGATCCTACACTGTGCTCTTACCTTTCCTCTAAGTACTTTTAACAAATAATGATTGCTGTTGCACAGTCGTTGATTATAGGTGATGAAGTTGAAGCCTTCTTTCTTCTATAACAacaattaaaagatttttattgaCCCTAGCTGCCTCCTAGTAGTTTTCAGGTGCAGATCCCATGGGAGGGGTCTACTGTGGTGGCTCTCACAGTCTGCTGCGTCCACAATGTCCGTGTGCCAAGCGCTCATCTCATCCCACAACATCTTTTATTATACAGCAGTGATTATTAACTGGGGTGTCCACATCCTTGGTCCCAAATAAGTATTCTTTTATACTGAAGTCATACAAATTAACCAGTGAACAGCTGATTCAGAGGCTAAAGAAAACCCAATAAGAGCTGCAGGTACTGTCATATTATTTTTCACTAGGTGAGAGAGTTTAGTGGCAGCTTCATTTAGGGAAAAACTTGCCTGtgtaaaatattttcctgagAAACTCAGGCTTGCATTTTATTAGGGAAATACCAGCATAGTTTTGAAGGATTATGAGACAAATatatagttgttttgtttttttttaataaatgggacAGATCACACCCACAACCACATCTGAAAAGTTGGGAAACAAGGAGATAATAGGGCCTTCAAATCAGGCTGAACTTTTAAACCTTTCTGATGCTATTAAGACTCCACCAGATGGGCTTTGTTTAATTTGTACCTTTTATTTAGACTTGCTAATAAGGTTATTTCTTTCAGTCAGAAAGTAGCCTACGTATTAGAGCtcttatttacttttctaaaattagaATGTTTCTTTCCTTGAAAGAAACTCCAAGTGTAAATTGAGTTGTAACCTCTCCATTAGTAACTTAAATAAATCACACAGTGAACtcatatttgtacttttttttttttttttttttgcggtatgcgggcctctcactgttgtggcctctcccgttgcggagcacaggctccggacacgcaggctcagcggccatagctcacggacccagccgctccgtggcatgtgggatcctccaggaccggggcacgaacccgtgtcccctgcattggcaggcggactctcaaccactgcgccaccaggaaagccccatatTTATACTTCTGATGGGTTCCCAAGTAGAGTACACTTGTTTAGTAGGAGTCTACAATAAATTTATCATCTGCTTTTAATTTGATAAGGTCTTcagtggcttttttctttttttttttttaaatcacaaccacatttttttttttaatttattttatttatttttggctgtgttgggtcttcgttgctgtgtgcgcgctttctctacttgtggctcgcggactctagagcacaggctcagcagctgtgtctcacgggctcaactgctccgcggcatgtgggatcctcccggaccagggctcgaacccgtgccccctgcattggcaggcggattcccaaccactgcgccaccagggaagtccttcagtGGCTTTTTTCATTGCACATCTTCCTTAACTTGATTCAGGAATTTTAGCTTCTCACAGTCCTAATCAATTCAGGGTCAGGTTGGTAAGCTGCAGTTATCTATATACAAAGCAGATAGTACCAGCTTCGCTTTGGGTAGCACTCACTAAGATAGGAGACAGGAGACTACTTCTTTTGAGACCCCCTGAAGATATGTTGTAGTTCATCTTCACACAATAAAAATTAACCAATACAAGTTAAAGGTTCCTCATTCCAGTTTAATTCTTTCAGCCTCCTAATTTCACTCAGATCTAATTACAAAAAGCCCTTGCCAGAAGTATGCCAAAGGGAGAAATGATCACTTAGTCCAAAACCTAATTTggtattaattataataaagtttGTAATGTTAGCCTACTCTTTGTCCTGGCGGGGCTTTGTTTGTAAATACATTTGACtggaaatttaccattttattacCATTTACAGTACCATTCCTAGAGCCATTCCTAGAGAAGTGGCCCAGGGGAACACTTTTCTTCCCAAACCTCAGTGCTCCTGGCTCCCAGATCCATTGCCCAGCCCAGCATCTAGGATTCTAAAGATGATTAATGCTATCGTGGAATATTACAACAAAGAAACTGTAAAAGATCCAGAACACAACTAGGCATTTAGATTTTGAGGTAGATCTTGTTCAGCTTTTGTATAACCTCACAGCTAAGGTAAAGCTAGAGTCTTACCTCAATGATGTATCCCCAAGGCTGATAGAAACCAGTGTGTCTAGCCACCCTTACAGTCGGTGCTCTTAGAGATATTTAATGTTTAATGAATCCCAACACATCAAGGATCTTTGGGATCCAAGCAGACTACATCTAGCTGGTACATTTTCTCATCAGTGGGAGCCATACTCCAGAGAACAGCTGTTAAGCTCCATAGAACTTAGCAAAGCTAAAGCCATAACTACCAGTTGTGGGGCTTTGTCCAAATGTGTGGCAAGCCATGCTTATCTGGCTCAAGATTGGAAAATGTTTTTTTGAGATAGTGCCTTCAGGATCAAGTCCCTGTTAATGAGAGGGACTTGATCCTGAAGGCACTATCTCAGAAGAGCTGCTAATGAATCAGATTAGGATTCTTAATCAGCCACAAGAGAGGAAAATGATAGATGTTTGAAGGGTAAAGTGTATAAGTGAAGAAAATAGGAGGTACAGTCTGTTGTGATGTGGGGTAATAATTTGCACAGTAGAGGACAAGTTCTCCTGGGGTGATGGTATTCGTTTATATCCTGACTTGTTCCAGAAAGTTTGTGGCAGTCCAGAGAACATTGATGGGTTGGAGCTGAGCTTCTTTATTATAAACATAATGGCTGGCCATTATCTTTAGGAACTTACttagattttctttaaagtaCAACTTTTCTGGTATTGTTAAGTGAATCTATATAAAGAATTAAATACAGCTATTCTAATTGTGTTTATTCTGATAATTTATCTCTCAGCTAAAAAGTTGCCGAAGAATGAACCACAGAATCCAGGAGCAAATTCTGCCAGAGGAAGAGGAGTAGACCTTACTGAACCCACGCAGccaaccaggagtcagtgctgtagTAACTAAACCTCCAGTTTAAACTAACTGGAATGTTCTTCTGCTTCCTAATTGTTAATAACAGTGGAATTGGAGCATTTAACCAGCCCAGTATGACTTCCAAAAAGAAGAGACTTACGATAGTCAAGTTTCTAATACAgaattattttaagtgttttgaacttaatttttaataacatgCATGTGACCCTCTGACTAATGTTTCAGCAGTGAAAGGGGAAGATGAGAGCTGTGTGTACACTTATTTCCTTGGAATGTTAGCGGGACTCATTTCTCTTCACCAGGGATATAAACAGATGACTCTGAACCCACAGTTAACCagccagttctgtgaaaaagattTGGAACTCACTCATTTGGGCTttc is a genomic window of Delphinus delphis chromosome 4, mDelDel1.2, whole genome shotgun sequence containing:
- the RAB5A gene encoding ras-related protein Rab-5A isoform X1 yields the protein MANRGATRPNGPNTGNKICQFKLVLLGESAVGKSSLVLRFVKGQFHEFQESTIGAAFLTQTVCLDDTTVKFEIWDTAGQERYHSLAPMYYRGAQAAIVVYDITNEESFARAKNWVKELQRQASPNIVIALSGNKADLANKRAVDFQEAQSYADDNSLLFMETSAKTSMNVNEIFMAIAKKLPKNEPQNPGANSARGRGVDLTEPTQPTRSQCCSN
- the RAB5A gene encoding ras-related protein Rab-5A isoform X2; amino-acid sequence: MANRGATRPNGPNTGNKICQFKLVLLGESAVGKSSLVLRFVKGQFHEFQESTIGAAFLTQTVCLDDTTVKFEIWDTAGQERYHSLAPMYYRGAQAAIVVYDITNEEAQSYADDNSLLFMETSAKTSMNVNEIFMAIAKKLPKNEPQNPGANSARGRGVDLTEPTQPTRSQCCSN